The following proteins are co-located in the Xiphophorus maculatus strain JP 163 A chromosome 8, X_maculatus-5.0-male, whole genome shotgun sequence genome:
- the tmem267 gene encoding transmembrane protein 267, with product MQGFYSKLNSSPSSSPLLGVGLRADGARVPLSLAVEAEKAQALLQTFSSASLLASAGLGVFCVVADHALQLSAIQQHLWLRAALDNATHGLVGLWSWAVVIGLRKKSDLYEVLLAGLLASIIDLDHFYMAGSLSLKAAVSLPQRPPLHCSSLIPVICLTLRFLMWLGRLKDAWCSLPWMLFISMTSHHVRDAVRHGLWVCPFGNTAPVPYWLYVSTTATLPHLCSVLMYLTGTRDVISTKHGVAIDV from the exons ATGCAAGGCTTTTACTCCAAGCTCAACTCGTCCCCCTCCTCGTCTCCCCTGCTGGGGGTGGGCCTCAGGGCGGACGGCGCTCGGGTGCCTCTGAGCTTGGCCGTGGAGGCGGAGAAGGCCCAGGCGCTCCTGCAGACTTTCAGCTCCGCCTCTCTGTTGGCTTCGGCCGGACTCGGGGTGTTCTGTGTGGTGGCGGATCACGCGCTCCAGCTGTCTGCCATACAGCAGCACCTGTGGCTGCGTGCTGCCTTGGACAACGCCACACACGGATTGGTGGGGCTGTGGTCATGGGCTGTTGTGATTGGACTGAGGAAAAAGAGTGATTTATATGAAGTGCTGCTGGCGGGCCTTCTGGCATCCATTATAGACTTGGACCATTTCTACATGGCTGGATCTCTGTCTCTCAAG GCTGCCGTGTCGCTGCCCCAGCGGCCTCCTCTCCACTGCTCCTCCCTTATCCCCGTAATCTGCCTCACCCTCCGCTTCCTGATGTGGCTTGGCCGCCTCAAAGACGCTTGGTGCTCCTTGCCATGGATGCTCTTCATTTCCATGACGTCTCACCACGTGCGGGACGCCGTGCGCCATGGCCTGTGGGTGTGCCCGTTCGGCAACACGGCACCCGTCCCCTACTGGCTGTACGTCAGCACCACGGCGACACTTCCGCACCTGTGCTCCGTGCTCATGTACCTGACGGGAACCAGGGACGTGATCTCGACCAAACATGGCGTTGCGATTGACGTGTAG